TGGTTTTGCACTCGCGATTGTGAAATAAAACAAGAAGAACAAAAATCACCCAATGACATATTTACCATAAATAACATTAACTTATAAATATTATCCACAGAGTTATCCACAATATATGAGGATAACTCTGGTCATTTTTAAATCAAGCTGTAACAATTTACGATTAGACTTCGCGCTTGGCTATTATATGCAATTCTCACTTCGCAACCAGTAAAGGCACTTTTGAATTCCGGAAAATCGTGGTCGCAATACTGCCCAAAAAGAACTGGTGAATTTTACTGTGACTAAATGCACCCAACACGATCAGTTGAATTCCGAGTTCCTGCTGATAGGTCAAAATATTTTCTGCGACATCGCCATAGCGGTATTGTGGCACCACATCTAAACCAGCCTGATTTAAATATTGCAAAGGCTCATTCAGAATCTCAGCATGATCACCGATATATAACAAATGGCATTGCAATAAGCGCAGCAGATCACTTTCCGCAATCCGTTTCATCATCTTGATACAGGTTGGTGAATATTCATAGGCAAAAATAAATCGTGTCGGTGGCTTAAACTGTTCCCCGACTGTCATCACGGTACAGTTTGCCCCACGAATAAAATTTTCGACATTGGTACCAATCGGTTTGTTTTTTTCAGCCGAGCGTTCACCGAGTAATCCAATCACTGCAATATCATCAGGCTGCAGGATCTGGAAGCTTTGCTCCAGAAAATCACCCTTTTCCTGAATATGTGTGGTTTGAATACCGTGTTCTGCCAGAATCCGCTCGGAAATGTGTTGCAGCAGGTTATTGCTATAATCCAGCGCAATTTCACTTTGTTTTTGTTCAAGCTCAGCCAGTTCTTTGAGTAACATGGCATTGCTTTCAAAGCCGATCACTCCGCTGATTTCCCCCAGATGATAACTGGCCGGGTAATAATCCAAAACCTGTAACAGGACCAGTTCACGCCCAGTCTGTTTGGCAATCCATGCCGCCGCGTCTGCCAGCGCGTTTATACATGGTGATGAGTCGATGCAGGCGATGACACGTTTCATGTTTAGCCTCTCTTCTATTTATGATAAAAATTTCTTAGTTATTTTTAACTTAGCATAAGCATTCAAAAATGTGCAGCAAAATCTGTAAGGCTTGAATTGAAATATGTTAACTTTTATGTGAACAAATATAGATCAACATATCGATCTATTTGCTGAGTCAGGCTGTTGTATCAAGCAATTGACTTCCAAAAGCTTATTCACGATAGCGAATGAATTGAGCCGGATTACCGGCGACAATCGCGCGTTCCTCAACATTCTTGGTCACCATACTGTTCATTCCCACCACGGCCTGATCTGCGATTTTAATTCCATCCTTGATACCGACATGCGCACCCAGCCATACATCCCGACCGATCTCAATGCCTTGCGATCGTACTGGCTGCTGATAAATCGGCTGCTCCAGATCCATGCCATGATCAAAGGCATAAAGATGACAATAAGCGGCGATACGCACCTGATCATGCAGTTTAATCCCTACTCGACCGCCATCCAGAATACAGTGATGATTAATCGCCACTTCATTCCCAATGTCCAGTGGGCCATGCAAGGTGCAATCTGCGGCAATAAAGGTATTATCACCAATAATGATTTTGCGTCCCGGCTCCGCGAAAATATGTGCCAGTGGTGAAATAAAACAGTTTTCACCAATCTCGATGGTTTCCATTTCCATCAAGTAAGCCTGATAGTCCTTTTGCCACGCTTCTGCCCAGCTACGATTTTTAGGCTTTAAAGACCAGTACAGCCAAGGCATATAATTCAGGCGATGTTTGTGCTGTTCACGATATTTCAGTAATGGATCTACGTCAGTCATCTGTCGCTTCTTCTATGATTTTGAGCTGTTCGCGGCCGCGGGTCACATCTTGAATTTTTAAGGCAAAAGATTGAATTTGATGTAACTGAAATAAGGCACTGACCTGCACCCCTTCGGCTGTATATTCTTCCTGATAATCGATTTGTTGCTGATTCAATTCATATTGAAAGATGGCCCATTCATTGAATTGACAGGAAAATTGCACCTTTTTCTTTTCAATCAGTTCAATTTTTTCTGCCAACAACAAACATTGCCCAGCACAACCGCCATAGGCCCGTACCAAGCCCCCTGTTCCCAGCTTGATCCCGCCATACCAGCGATTGACCAATACCAGCACATTGGTCAGCTCATTGCCTTCAATAGTTGCCAGAATCGGGCGTCCTGCAGTACCTGAAGGTTCACCATCATCATTAAAGCGTACCTGATGGCCAATTTTCCAGGCCCAGCATTGATGGGTGGTACTTGGATCGCGATAAGCCTCCAGAAAATCTTTGACGTCCTGCTCATTTTCAACAGGTGTGGCAAAGGCCTGAAAGCGGCTTTTTTTGATGTCTTCCTCAAAACTGACCAGGCTGGCAATGGTAAATGGCATAACTTCAGGCTTTAAACTCTCACTGCTGCAGTATACCCGCTTTGCACAGACAAATAAAAAGCCTCTCCACGGAGAGGCCTGATTTTGATCGATTGTTTTACTCAATTGCTTGGCAAATATTACCGTTCACGCAAGGCTTCTTTGGCTTTATTAAATGGCTTGATCAGATAATCCATCACGGTTTTTGAACCAGTACGAATATCCACGGTGGCCACCATCCCTGGAGTAATATTGAACTCCTGCCCGGCATTATTGCTGAGCTTGTCGCTATCGGTACGGATATACACCCGATAATAAAATTGATCCTGCTTGACTTCATCACGCAAGGTATCCGGTGAAATCATCGCAACTTTACCATTCAACCCACCATAGATCGAATAATCATAAGCTGTAATTTTAACCAATGCTTCCTGATCAGGGCGAATAAAGGCAATATCACGCGGCGAGATTCGTGCTTCAACCAGTAATTTTTCATCCAGTGGCACGATGGTTATCAACTTGCCATTTTGTGGAATCACGCCGCCCAGCGTCATCACATCAATCTCTTTGACTACACCGCGAACCGGTGATTTAAAAACAGTTCGGCTCAAAGTATCCGACTTGCCACGTACCACCTGTTGCTGGGTTTCCACATCGGTATTGGCTTTGGACAGCTCTTGCCGCGCATTTACATAATATTGATTACGGATATCATTCATTTGATTACGCAAATCGTTGGCTTCACGTTTTAGACGCAACACTTCAACTTCACTGGCTGCCCCTTTGGCAACTAATGGTGCGGTCATTTCTAGTTCTTGCTGCACCAGTAACAAAGCCTGTTCCAGGCCTGCAACAGATTCTTGCAAATTGGCTCGACGCGACTGATACAGGGCCGTTTCTTCTTTAACCAATTTGGGGTATTTCAACACTTCTTCAGGAAAGACCAACGGTGCGCCGGTGACTTCCGCACGTAAACGGGCTGAAGTAGCACGTGACGAAACCAGCAAGGATTCTGATTCACCGACGTTGGATTCAAAGCGGGTCGGATCAAGCTGAGCCAATACTTGCCCACGCTCGACAATTTCACCTTCTTTGACGTTGAGTGTGGTGAGAATACCGCCGTCCAGAGACTGAATCACCTGCTCTTTGGATGATGGAATTATTTTTCCAGTACCGGTAGATACTTCTTCCAATTTGAATAACCAGGCCCAGCTCAGCAATACCAATAGGCCAATGCCGATAATCCAGATGATGACACTTGATTTGGGTAATGGCGGTTCCTGAAAGCTGACCTTGCTGGAACGTTTTAGTTGCTGTAGTTCACTCATGCACTTGCTCCCACAACCCGCTTCTTACCACCTTGCGATTGATTCAGGATCTGATCCCGTGGTCCATCCATCACAATCTTGCCATCATTGACCACCAGAATACGGTCCACCAGTTCCAATACCGCACGGCGATGAGTCGCAACGATCATCGTACGATGGGTTAAATAGCCTTTAAGATGATCAATCAACTGTTTTTCTGACACATCATCAATAGCAGCGGTCGGTTCATCCAGCAGCAAAATTTTTGGTTGACGGATCAACAACCGCGCCAATAACAAGGCTTGACGCTGTCCACCAGAGAAGCCGACACCGCCTTTTAAAATGATATGATCCAGCCCTTCTTTTTTCTCCTGTACAAATCCCAGTGCACCGGTAATTTGTAAGGCTTCCAGAATTTGTT
The nucleotide sequence above comes from Acinetobacter lwoffii. Encoded proteins:
- a CDS encoding universal stress protein, with the protein product MKRVIACIDSSPCINALADAAAWIAKQTGRELVLLQVLDYYPASYHLGEISGVIGFESNAMLLKELAELEQKQSEIALDYSNNLLQHISERILAEHGIQTTHIQEKGDFLEQSFQILQPDDIAVIGLLGERSAEKNKPIGTNVENFIRGANCTVMTVGEQFKPPTRFIFAYEYSPTCIKMMKRIAESDLLRLLQCHLLYIGDHAEILNEPLQYLNQAGLDVVPQYRYGDVAENILTYQQELGIQLIVLGAFSHSKIHQFFLGSIATTIFRNSKVPLLVAK
- a CDS encoding acyltransferase, which encodes MTDVDPLLKYREQHKHRLNYMPWLYWSLKPKNRSWAEAWQKDYQAYLMEMETIEIGENCFISPLAHIFAEPGRKIIIGDNTFIAADCTLHGPLDIGNEVAINHHCILDGGRVGIKLHDQVRIAAYCHLYAFDHGMDLEQPIYQQPVRSQGIEIGRDVWLGAHVGIKDGIKIADQAVVGMNSMVTKNVEERAIVAGNPAQFIRYRE
- a CDS encoding IMPACT family protein: MPFTIASLVSFEEDIKKSRFQAFATPVENEQDVKDFLEAYRDPSTTHQCWAWKIGHQVRFNDDGEPSGTAGRPILATIEGNELTNVLVLVNRWYGGIKLGTGGLVRAYGGCAGQCLLLAEKIELIEKKKVQFSCQFNEWAIFQYELNQQQIDYQEEYTAEGVQVSALFQLHQIQSFALKIQDVTRGREQLKIIEEATDD
- a CDS encoding HlyD family efflux transporter periplasmic adaptor subunit, yielding MSELQQLKRSSKVSFQEPPLPKSSVIIWIIGIGLLVLLSWAWLFKLEEVSTGTGKIIPSSKEQVIQSLDGGILTTLNVKEGEIVERGQVLAQLDPTRFESNVGESESLLVSSRATSARLRAEVTGAPLVFPEEVLKYPKLVKEETALYQSRRANLQESVAGLEQALLLVQQELEMTAPLVAKGAASEVEVLRLKREANDLRNQMNDIRNQYYVNARQELSKANTDVETQQQVVRGKSDTLSRTVFKSPVRGVVKEIDVMTLGGVIPQNGKLITIVPLDEKLLVEARISPRDIAFIRPDQEALVKITAYDYSIYGGLNGKVAMISPDTLRDEVKQDQFYYRVYIRTDSDKLSNNAGQEFNITPGMVATVDIRTGSKTVMDYLIKPFNKAKEALRER